The Topomyia yanbarensis strain Yona2022 chromosome 3, ASM3024719v1, whole genome shotgun sequence nucleotide sequence tatatgcaatcaacctattcaaatttagattcccattagaaaaattgtctctaatccatattctgaagcatctttccaaaaatgagctcataataattcagacagttattttattttacattgaagtaatttgacaactatgggattttggctaagagataagttacaagatccccttcccataattttccaaaagttcaacacagttctcaatgtagtgatcaaagaatatttttccaaaaatattttgtggaatattaaattaaatttgtcagcatcaattttttttcaatccaattaattttggtttggggggggggggggtttaacccccaaacccccccccccccccccccctggctacgccactgcctcTCAACCAAAAATTCATCCAACTTAGACCAAACGATAACTATTTCATTTCCCCTGCATATTAAACTCCCAGTTGGCAGTTTCTAGCTTGTCAAACTAAACAAAGCAAAGCAAAAATATATGCAGTAGCTTATCAGTTTAACACTAGCCGGGGGAAACTTGACCGTATACCCACTGCTTTGCCACTGATGTGATGTGATATCCGATCCGGAATAATATTTGATGCCATCtgtactgcctataatcgcaagtcagtcccatgtagatagggaatcccatagaacatgggactgacttgcgattatgggcagtgtagAGCATAGGTATCAAGTAGTATATCTCGTTAAAAGTTATATATTATTATTAAGTACCGTCATTGGGGCTGCTTTACGCCAAAATTAGAGAACAATATTTGAGCTTGTAGTTCAAGGTTTATGTTGTTTTttgacaaaagcaaaacattCAACAACGTGACATTTTAACGCCAAGCTCAAATATCGTTCTCCAATTCTGGCGAAAAGCAGCCCCCAATGACGGTATACATATTATGTAATGAGATGACCAGAGGAGTAAATGAGCGACTCCCCCTAGTGTGACTCCAAGCAAACATTGTGCAATTACAGATCTAATACAACGCTTCTACTGGCAACAAGAATGGTTCCTGATTAGTTCTGGGACAAATAACGGTCCTCCTATTGAGACCTGTACCATCGTGTGGTTGTTGGCAATTGATAGAACAAATGCAAACAACATACGGCATAACATCAAAATGGCTCGATCCCATCGTCAGGCGAATCAAAATAGTTTTCAGACTCTACAACAAAGCTTTTATGAATCAGTTAATATTGTGCTTTTCACCGAAAATTAGCACACAAAATATATCCTATTAGCTCCATCCGCAAAGTTTAGAGTAAACATAAGGTAAAATACAGAACCTGTTGATTAGGAATCAGAGGCACCGTGCCATACCGTCCGAGGTCAATGTCCGAAGGAAGGTGCGTCACAAAGTCCTTAAATACGATGCGCGAATCCGGAACCCGCACAGCCATTCAGAACCACAAAAGTGCTGTTTGCTAattagaatttttcattttttttttcctgaGCCTTTGAATGCATTGTACCTAAAagcataaatattttaaaaaaatggttccAATTAGTGGGCAATTTCTACCTGCTTTGTGAGTACTACGCTGGTACCACTTTTCTAGGTAGATCCCAATTTGCTTGTACTTCCAACCGCACCACATCCGGCGGACTCGGCTTGACGAAGAGTGGGATATCTCAAGTTAGTTCATACTTATGTTTTCtatttattattaaattttcactttcctatcCAACTACTCAATAACAAACAGAATTCTGGACAAAAAATGTAATGATGTGCAACTAGCACACATCTTTCCAGATTAATAAGATCTGAGCTAATTGCACTTCATTCAACTTTACTGGATAATTTGCCGCACTGCGTTATTGAATATGCAGTGGAAAAAGTAAAACAAAACTTACCAGTTGTTTATTCTTTCCACCGGAAAGAAAATGCAGCCAACTTGTTGTCCAGAGGACAATTTAATGGCGGAACCGGGACGTGATAATATcattatatatattatataaattatattacctttttttataatatttaaaGTCTTCGAGAAACAGGCTCACACGAATTACACACAAACTGAAGACTGACGAACGAGGGGTGGAATTTGGATAGTTGTCAGCAATAcactgaaaattatttcatgctGTTTAATATAGCGATAATGCGTGTGATATCACAATAAAGTTGATGGAAAGAGTGATGTGCATATTTATGAATACGATATGGTGACAAACCGTGTAATAATACAAGTATGCCAAGGTACAATATCATACTCAAAAATGAATAATCTTTCAGTGAATTAATATTACATGGCTTTGAAAGGAAGAGATTCGTACATCATGTTTATTGCGATATTATGTCAATTTAAAAGCAATATCCAATAAAAATTATGTAATAATCTCAACACGTAGTTATCGCGTGATATTAGGTGATTGATGTATAATTCTAGCTATAACGGTAAAATATTGTGTTTGTTTTATCATTACGTCTAAATTCCATGCACATCGGTGAACATCGCATCGGCTATCATTACAATTCTTTTTGCTGTGTAGTTCAGGATATATCGAGAAACTTTGATTTCGACTAGCTTATTATTAGCTAAGAGTTAAGTAACAAACATATaaagttattagcgaaagaaaaaaaacaaagaaaaactgtcatttgcactcAGGAcaatttgacatgtttggctagaattgtcccatgttctatgggattccctatatacatgggataattatgcgtagaacggcagtataatTCTATTTAGAAAATTGATactattttatttcgtttgatTGCGTATATTGCTTCTACTTGAATACccctaaagacgctgaatccctctggagtctatccagagggattcagcgtcgttagaTACCCCACATAAGAAAATACTTTTCAGGTCCGATATTACACCGTAAGTTAGAAGAATTAAGTGAAATCTAATTTGTTGGCTAGATTGGCCCTATTGAACATTGAAAAATCAGATTGGCCCTGTATGTACATTGTGGAAAATTTGGGCTCAGAGCAAATGTAGCTTTGAATAATGCATTGAGTAAGTGTTGCGCTGCTCTTAAAAACTATGTACAATCAGGTAATATATAACAATCCTTTATAAACCTTGCATTATGAGTGTATTGCTAATTGGGCCCTTTTGAAATCAGTCAGGCCCTtttatagagtacttgacaatctgtaactgtattagtgtgttcaacggtttgttttctccacctgtcatagatggaggaaaacaaatcaaaaataacttttcggtcggattattttcatgatgaAATATGATCAACCGGAATTGTATGTCCCCCGAATCAGTTTTACAGCGACATtgagcatttcaacaccattataaatactttacgagagctaattcaaatgtttaatttggctgacagttttatatatgacagctggaggaaaacaaacccccaagtagtgtgagtgaaatcgtttgcatagaactctataatCTGTTTGATCTTTCATAATCAGTTAGTTCATAAAAATCATGGGCCTTCCATTTGTAATTTGTGATAAAAACGTTATCTAAGTTCTTTATAATCATTTGTTGCGTCATGTACGTGTTCGGTTAGATATTTTCTAATAGAatatgaaaattcgatttgtttacattttgcatttcggcccttttcacatgttagtctagattttgtaattttattgagcacgataACCCGTTTGTAGTTACAGAATCAGGTCAAGGAATAATTGATAAACTATTACAAATTCCGTTTTACAATACATGTTTTTGCAAGTATCTTAAGACAAATTTCTTAATAGTTTTTATGTTCACAATGTGTTTTATTATGTTCATTAGCAACTCACGTTCTACAATGGATTCAAACCGGAAGCTCGAATTGTTGCAAGAAAACAAGGAAGAAATTTCTAAGCAACTACCAGCCGTATGCCGAACATGCCTGAACGGAGATAACGATGTGGATGGAGAGCTGTATCAAATCGAGGAAATATATTTAGAAGAAGACATGTTTGTCTCTCAGATACAGTCCTTCGAAGAAATCCTCTGTTTGTTTGTAGACGATGAGGTACAGCAGCATATATAGTAAATATGATTGTATTTCGATTGATTTAATTGTAGATTGGTAAACATGATACCCGACTACCAAAGAGTATATGTCTAACCTGTGTTGAGAAAGCGCGATCGGCATTTCAATTTATTGAAATGTGTCGACGCACCGATGTCATGTTGAAGGAATGTCTGTCATCGGAAAAGAATACTGATTCCAAGAAGGAAAATATAACGATCCACACTAAACCTGAAAACTTTGCTTTAGAAGTGCTGAATGATGCAAAGAAGTTATTagtcgaagaaaaaaaacaaaacatatgTGAAGTTTGTCACAAAACATTCAGTCAACCACAGACGTTGAATCGTCACAGAAAAATTCATTCAAAGGATACACAGCCGGGAAAGCCATGCAATTATTGCGACCGCGTGTTTCTTCGTTCGGACGATTTGCGTCGGCACATGCGTACTCATACTAATGAAAGGCCGTATGCCTGCGATCTTTGTTCGAAGGCATATAAACAGTCAAACGAGTTGAAAGAACACAAGGCATCAGCGCATTCGGAAAAAGGCTCACGAAGAATGTATCCGTGTACGCTTTGCGACAAACAGCTTGGCACCAGGAACGGGTTGTATGTTCACATGAAAGTACACCGTGGCGAAAAGAATCATTCCTGCTCGTTTTGCGATAAGCGATTTGTAACGTCTGGCGAGTTAACATCGCATTTGCGACATATACACACGTTCGAGATCAACGCTGAAGTATTTAATTGTCACGTCGATGGATGTAATAAAAATTTTGTTACCAAATCTGCACTACGGCATCACCACAGTAACAAGCATATTGTACAAGGGTCTACTAGGACTAAAgtatgaaacattttatgaataataattattattagttTTATAGTTGACAACAACGTGCAACCAGACGCTCTGGTACAACTTAgcggaataaaatgaataaacgtTTAATATGGAGGAATTTGTATACTGCCGTGATATGCATAACAGTCCaaaatgctatttttacatacatATCGGACAGTTTTGTCTATCATGGCCATATATCTTTTATTGGTGTACCTACGTATATACTCGAATGTAATCAACACAAAAACTTGATTATATGCCTCTCTTATGTATAGATAAATgctcatttaaattttttactcgCTTGAACGATCTGTCGCAAAGTGAACATTTGTACGGTCTCGCATCTGAATGGGTATATTCATGTTCCTTCAAGTGATATCTGCAATATAAATTAGCGGACAGTTTAAGCCATTcatacaaaattataaaatctaCTTCATAGCAAACATTTTTCCACATTGATCGCATTTGAACTTTCGCTGTTCATGGTTCAAGCTGTTATGTTGTTGGAGCCCTGTCGAAGTGAAATAGGATTTATTGCATAGTGTACAAACGTAATCCCTCGCTTCTTTATGTTTCGCCACCTCATGATAGCGTTGCGAACTACGGTCCGTGAAAGATTCCGAACAATGCTGGCATTGATATCGTTTGATTTTAAGATGAACGGAGCGGATGTGTTTCCTGAGAGTTGTATCATGTGCGAACTGTTTAGAGCAATGTAAGCAAGTGTGACGTTTCACATCCGAATGAGTGGGTAGGTGTTTACTCAATTGTGACACAAACTTGCCACATACGGGACAGCATTTACCTTTTCTGCAGGATTCCTGTGTCGGTTTAAACACCTCATTCGTGCTACTAGTTAGTTTGTCAGATTCTGTTATAATAAAATCATCAGCTATATTATCGCAATCAGTAGTAATATTCTCCTCGCCACTGTTATTTTCACCTTTTAAGGAGCGGCTTGACTGCTCTTCCAAACCAATGTATTCTTGGGAAAATACTATCTCTTCGATCACACCTCCATCGCCATTCGCTTCTAGCCGAAGTTCTATAACGTGTTGCAATACATCGTATGTTTCTCGACAACGAGATTCGAAATCTACAAACTCAATTACACAGTTCAAACATCGTTGACAGATACTGTTAGGCAAACCATCGTTTTCATCCACCTAAGGAGAAGAGCTCAATTATTCGCAATGATTCGATTGTTAACCTACCAGGGTTGATCCTTACCTTTGAAATGATTATATCTGCAGCTTTTAATAAAGTGTCGTTGATTCTTCCATCGTGAAGTATCTGGATGCAATTCTCTTGTGACAGACAGAAACGGCAAATATTTTCAAAGTTTTCCAAAAGATGCCAACTATCGTATTCAATAGACATTCTTCAACGTTATATTTGATTGtaaaaacttaaatttttttatgtcttatgatttctgacagctcatttacaaccacagatgcaaagtCAAACCAAAGGAGTTTGGTTTGTTTGCCTCACGAAATATCTAAcctcaatcggtttttgcagtgcaatttttttttgttttcctcacgaaataattTGGCACCGTTTCTTTTTTAACGGGAGTAGAAAGGTCAATATTCACGCgtgtttttttgtaaacggccaataagcatgctgtcaaaattcactgaGAGAAAATTGCGGCCAAACCGTAACTCTCCGAGAAcggatgttaacattttatggaagaaaaaagttttctctttcgtctacTGCTAAGATTTATAGTCTGCGGctaatggtttgtccggaatttcccctcaaagtgaattttgacagcatgcttattggcccttttcaaaaaacacgcgagatatCAGCTGGAAGTTTTGtgcagatttttgttttgaactctacactaataaaataaagtacccattttcaataaaaatggaataaaggacgattcagacgatacatcagcttccgtcaacggaacgtcaccgttccgtcaggataagttacatgcagttagaTGGAGGCATttacacacaacatcaacgacaCGGAACGTTTagacgtacggcacgtgtgaacgggcacaagagaaaagtattaagggcgattcagacgatacatcagcttccgtcaacgtcaacggaacgtcaccgtttcgtcaggataagttacatgcagttaaatggaggtattcacacacaacatcaacggcacggaacgttttgacgtacggcacgtgtgaacgggcgcaagagaaaagtatttaacttatcctgacggaacggtgacgttccgttgacggaagctgatgtatcgtctgaatcgtccttaaaggacaatagggatctttaatttggaaaaatggtgccagtttttcatatgtattggtagcgggtgtccttacgagtacactcatatcattcttaaaccttaattattcttttatgatttttaaattttaaaaaaccaaaaaataagctcaaccagcaaactgacagttttcctactaaatgacgtatctgcaaatatctcgttcgcttcattgttaaccgggacagcaccccacacagcatgatctggtactttgtcaatccgctagcaacctgccatcccaagtttcatctgcaaactatggtagatctgataaggcaaccgcatgggtttggatgtgttattgtcctaaaaggaaacaaactaaaaaatctttttttcaatagtttcgggccaaaatattgaaaaaggactgagatattaactcacggtactaatctgcatcagaatatgccttaacccgcacacccctaaagatccctttTCAGACCGAGGTGTATCCCtgtcaaaaaatgcggacgaacatggtcaggcgatttaaaaagtttgacgtttgactcaactcgtctgtgctaattgcccctcggaacaaatgcaatttgcgaatgcgatttaaaggtaatttcaatacttagacaaattttctggcggctgaaatggactaggttgtttttcgcgtttttgaAACATGGCgattcatgtttggcttaagcttgaaattgttttttgaacaattggtgtgttcttCCTTGTagtttgtttgtctagtgcacttcatttagccaaaaaaatgtgggaaattgtggaatcgtgtgtaagtatagtggaacaagatctctgccctaaagtcttaatgaaagtcagattgtggtaagttttggagtgcaatactaatttcaccattgattctaccaaatacaaattaaatacgccaaggtcccatacaaaagcAAAATCAAAACTTGGTTCACCTAACAATCAAATTACGCAACCCAATTGCTCTGCTCCGCCTTGACAGGTTAAAGTTTATGGAAATAAATATAACCGGCAACGCAATTTGTTTAGCGTGCCCATGGTGATATTAATTTGGTTGTTTTCGGCAGTTGCACAAACAACATATACTTTATTCCGTTATACATGTCATCTATTTCTGTCGATTTCTGTTGCCGCAGTCGGATAGCTGGACATAAGATTCATCGAGAGTAGAAGTAAAATATTATAACGATTCATCTATGGCTAATGGCTTTCCCAATTTTCAGTGAATGGCCGAAAAGAAACCGATGATGAACCTCGATTTCGGAAAGGAGGAGCGAAACGGCGATGCGATCGATATATGCTGGAAAAGTCAAATTTTTTCAAATCCGTATTAATTTCTGTGAGATGATAACACTGTGTCGCACAATATCCTCAGCTACAACTGCACTTTAAACATCCTGTTTCCATCCAGATATCGATGAATTAAAGACTGGCCTTCAAACAGTGGTAGAGAGCATCGGACGAAAGTGAACGGTCATTTCTTCGTGGCTAGATGCCAGCTCCTCGACGATTTCCGTACAAAACATGATTGAATTTACTTTATCAAAGGGAATCctagacaaatattttattgtaaACTCGAGATAAAGTGTGTTGTTCAGTAGCCTATGGCAAGGACTCGTTAAACTGGCTCGATTCCAAATATTAAGGACTTAAATAATTGGATAGAAAAGAGAAATACTTGGCACTGCATTCTTTCATAACGTACAGGTAATTTGTACGGCCAGTGCTACGAACTTGATAATGACAATTCCAtactaaatttgcaaaagggcgaataagatttgtaaacaaacttttattttgatggtttctcttaatttactataatttcaaagcagaaaacaattgaaattacttctacgaagagtaaaaatttacataaacgcatattttacatgaaattccactctgcagcagactagtGAGCGaatcaagtttgtttacaaaaaacaatttcgcccttttgacgaattaatattgaattcttCCTGGTCGACGCACGGCAGAAATGTATGACAAGAAACCTTTCCGCATTAAAACTATACATTagtgctgtataaaatacaaatTCACTTGCACTTCAGAATTGTACATAAACTTAACGCATTTCGATCGCGATTCGCTTTCGTTTGCCGTTTTCGATGGTAGTGCACCGATGTAGTGGAaaagaagtgtcaatggaacatacccagttttttGCACTACTGATCGAAAGTGCATAGCCACTTCACGGAACTACCCGGTGCATATcactgaaaaaatcaatttgtccATACTCGAATCAGTCTACAAGCATTTTTGTTGTTAATATAGCTCTTCGCCGATACTATACACTTGAGTGTTGTCACTCTATTATACTTttacactacaccggtgtagtactatgtaaaaacgaaaatgctCTAAGGCAAACATCTATGAGACTGAATTTCTCATAGTGAAgtatatgtgcaattttagtgTCTAAGTACATTTCCAAGTGTACAAAGTCTGTTTCTATTCATATAGTTACTTTAAAATATTATGTTTCTAATCCACATATTACTTTTTCCAAAACAATGGTTGTTGTATTGGTGGAGAAACCTGAGCATTACGAGAATATAAGCGAAATCCAAATAATCGCAGAACAATCGAAGACTGCTGACGGAGTCACCAGCTTCTTAGGAGTAAATTTTGAGAAACCATTGTGTGTGATCGATGGatgaaaacttaatttaagtaaTTTACTGAGCAAATATAATTTATTCAATTGAAGAAGCCATTGATATTGGAGACGAAGCAATCAATTTTTAAGCATCCGAGAAATACCCCTAGTAACGACACAACGCCAACGGTTGTCACATCTTTCAAGTAGATACACAGCATTGAAGTGCCTAGTTTACTGATTTGCTTTATGGTCTTACGTCGTATTGCCTAGAATTGTTCCCCTTATTTATTACAAACCAAGGGACAACAGTACCTAGGACAACTACCAACTAAGCAGTGTACGCTCCGATTTCCATTGCTATAACCACTACCATGACAAATGGTACTTTATTATCTTACTAGATAAACGTTACTATTGGTATTCAGGTATCGCAGTTAGACAAAAAAATTGAGCAGATTTAATTACGAACACTTGCTTTAGGctgaacaattttcataaatcgcTTAAAAGATAcattttttcagtaattttaaTAACATCATGAGCAGCTCATCCGAGATTTCTTCGCCCATACGTGCATCTCGTCTAACCTGAATTTGCTGTAGCTGTTTGAAGGCTTCTTGACCGAATAATCCAAGAAGTTTTTATTCTCTTTAAtcaactctaagcaccttggaaTAAACTACACAAAATTATTGCTGTAAACAGATCTTCCTCGATGGACTCGCCCTAAGGTTCCATACCAGAATGAtttaaatttatgcatttttgctTCTTCATCCATAAGGATTAACCTTTTTTCTCGACTCGAGAGTAGAATAATTATTATATATTAGCTCTTTTCCTATTATTTCTAGATTACACGAAAAGATTATAGAAActagaatttttgttttttttccttaGAAACGCTATGTTAGTTACGGCAATTtaccaaaataaacaaaaattatcagTGTTACCAGTTTCAAACAAATTTCTTCAAAGTACACTGTCACTTTGACACTGTACCTTTCCAGGTACAGGGTAGCTTAAAACGCGTCCTCGAAAAATcatcagagcattccgtattaacatatttgtatttgattcTACCTTCAATTTGGTGGTgtttacctagtatactggtaagtagatgtgagtagataatgaatccgaaaataagtattatttttaattttcatattaggcaattaagggcgattaagttgcgcgttccgtgggcgatttggtggcgatttaagggcgggttgggcggcaaaaaaatgacggcggcaaatcgacCAAATGTTGCagttgaaatagccccctaattgccagcaattgctggcaaattgaagggcaattagcgcatccgattTGGCAAATAGCCTCCCGTTAACCAGCAACTAGCCCTTTTGACTGGGATACAggtgtacacattttttttctattggggttttcgattgattgacaccggtgtagtggagtgcactgaaactgcaccgtttttgaaCTTTCttgcagaagtgcagaaaactgagTATGTTCCATtatgacacttctgctagaaagtgcaaaaccagtgcaatccactacatcggtgtcaatcaatcgaaaatcccatatgtgtgcatcagctgtcactttttttgggcaaacaagaagaaatgaagggcccatattattggctcgaatcaaaactcctcgaaatgtcaattgacgatagattcatccggagtgttcatttatgtttacattttgctagcgttgccaattttattttgtgtccaccacccaatgtggctacgccacatcgcttttgcgtgtaaaggctagtttacagttcgggaaatggatcacgggatttcgcacgggatttgcgtcgggatttgatcagggaaaatttcccgctgagatctctccaaactgtcaaaccaaaaactctgctgcttcttaaaaatacaaactgTATCCAACTTGCAGCGAATTGTaaactttataaaaatactattttccccgtcggaaacaatttgtgttgaattgttcccggccggatttctgtgtggagagttttaaaatcccgtgatgtttcccgcggttgggtttacacttcaggaaaactgtcatttttgtgtagacttatttcccgtcacgggatttgaaatcccgagctccatttaaaatacacagggacccaaatcccgtgacacgttttccggactgtaaactagccttaaactagggatagcctcTAAGTTTGAgtacgccgggcaaacgagtggatcacaggttcgcttgcttccgacggcgggtcggtggccacctcgcccggcggacccgagattgagt carries:
- the LOC131691145 gene encoding zinc finger protein 595-like isoform X1 produces the protein MFTMCFIMFISNSRSTMDSNRKLELLQENKEEISKQLPAVCRTCLNGDNDVDGELYQIEEIYLEEDMFVSQIQSFEEILCLFVDDEIGKHDTRLPKSICLTCVEKARSAFQFIEMCRRTDVMLKECLSSEKNTDSKKENITIHTKPENFALEVLNDAKKLLVEEKKQNICEVCHKTFSQPQTLNRHRKIHSKDTQPGKPCNYCDRVFLRSDDLRRHMRTHTNERPYACDLCSKAYKQSNELKEHKASAHSEKGSRRMYPCTLCDKQLGTRNGLYVHMKVHRGEKNHSCSFCDKRFVTSGELTSHLRHIHTFEINAEVFNCHVDGCNKNFVTKSALRHHHSNKHIVQGSTRTKV
- the LOC131691146 gene encoding protein odd-skipped-related 1-like isoform X4, with amino-acid sequence MSIEYDSWHLLENFENICRFCLSQENCIQILHDGRINDTLLKAADIIISKVDENDGLPNSICQRCLNCVIEFVDFESRCRETYDVLQHVIELRLEANGDGGVIEEIVFSQEYIGLEEQSSRSLKGENNSGEENITTDCDNIADDFIITESDKLTSSTNEVFKPTQESCRKGLQQHNSLNHEQRKFKCDQCGKMFAMKYHLKEHEYTHSDARPYKCSLCDRSFKRVKNLNEHLSIHKRGI
- the LOC131691146 gene encoding gastrula zinc finger protein XlCGF7.1-like isoform X3, yielding MSIEYDSWHLLENFENICRFCLSQENCIQILHDGRINDTLLKAADIIISKVDENDGLPNSICQRCLNCVIEFVDFESRCRETYDVLQHVIELRLEANGDGGVIEEIVFSQEYIGLEEQSSRSLKESDKLTSSTNEVFKPTQESCRKGKCCPVCGKFVSQLSKHLPTHSDVKRHTCLHCSKQFAHDTTLRKHIRSVHLKIKRYQCQHCSESFTDRSSQRYHEVAKHKEARDYVCTLCNKSYFTSTGLQQHNSLNHEQRKFKCDQCGKMFAMKYHLKEHEYTHSDARPYKCSLCDRSFKRVKNLNEHLSIHKRGI
- the LOC131691145 gene encoding zinc finger protein 595-like isoform X3, giving the protein MDSNRKLELLQENKEEISKQLPAVCRTCLNGDNDVDGELYQIEEIYLEEDMFVSQIQSFEEILCLFVDDEIGKHDTRLPKSICLTCVEKARSAFQFIEMCRRTDVMLKECLSSEKNTDSKKENITIHTKPENFALEVLNDAKKLLVEEKKQNICEVCHKTFSQPQTLNRHRKIHSKDTQPGKPCNYCDRVFLRSDDLRRHMRTHTNERPYACDLCSKAYKQSNELKEHKASAHSEKGSRRMYPCTLCDKQLGTRNGLYVHMKVHRGEKNHSCSFCDKRFVTSGELTSHLRHIHTFEINAEVFNCHVDGCNKNFVTKSALRHHHSNKHIVQGSTRTKV
- the LOC131691146 gene encoding zinc finger protein 595-like isoform X5 yields the protein MSIEYDSWHLLENFENICRFCLSQENCIQILHDGRINDTLLKAADIIISKVDENDGLPNSICQRCLNCVIEFVDFESRCRETYDVLQHVIELRLEANGDGGVIEEIVFSQEYIGLEEQSSRSLKESDKLTSSTNEVFKPTQESCRKGLQQHNSLNHEQRKFKCDQCGKMFAMKYHLKEHEYTHSDARPYKCSLCDRSFKRVKNLNEHLSIHKRGI
- the LOC131691145 gene encoding zinc finger protein 595-like isoform X2, whose translation is MFFNSRSTMDSNRKLELLQENKEEISKQLPAVCRTCLNGDNDVDGELYQIEEIYLEEDMFVSQIQSFEEILCLFVDDEIGKHDTRLPKSICLTCVEKARSAFQFIEMCRRTDVMLKECLSSEKNTDSKKENITIHTKPENFALEVLNDAKKLLVEEKKQNICEVCHKTFSQPQTLNRHRKIHSKDTQPGKPCNYCDRVFLRSDDLRRHMRTHTNERPYACDLCSKAYKQSNELKEHKASAHSEKGSRRMYPCTLCDKQLGTRNGLYVHMKVHRGEKNHSCSFCDKRFVTSGELTSHLRHIHTFEINAEVFNCHVDGCNKNFVTKSALRHHHSNKHIVQGSTRTKV
- the LOC131691146 gene encoding zinc finger protein 624-like isoform X1; this translates as MSIEYDSWHLLENFENICRFCLSQENCIQILHDGRINDTLLKAADIIISKVDENDGLPNSICQRCLNCVIEFVDFESRCRETYDVLQHVIELRLEANGDGGVIEEIVFSQEYIGLEEQSSRSLKGENNSGEENITTDCDNIADDFIITESDKLTSSTNEVFKPTQESCRKGKCCPVCGKFVSQLSKHLPTHSDVKRHTCLHCSKQFAHDTTLRKHIRSVHLKIKRYQCQHCSESFTDRSSQRYHEVAKHKEARDYVCTLCNKSYFTSTGLQQHNSLNHEQRKFKCDQCGKMFAMKYHLKEHEYTHSDARPYKCSLCDRSFKRVKNLNEHLSIHKRGI
- the LOC131691146 gene encoding zinc finger protein 184-like isoform X2, coding for MSIEYDSWHLLENFENICRFCLSQENCIQILHDGRINDTLLKAADIIISKVDENDGLPNSICQRCLNCVIEFVDFESRCRETYDVLQHVIELRLEANGDGGVIEEIVFSQEYIGLEEQSSRSLKADDFIITESDKLTSSTNEVFKPTQESCRKGKCCPVCGKFVSQLSKHLPTHSDVKRHTCLHCSKQFAHDTTLRKHIRSVHLKIKRYQCQHCSESFTDRSSQRYHEVAKHKEARDYVCTLCNKSYFTSTGLQQHNSLNHEQRKFKCDQCGKMFAMKYHLKEHEYTHSDARPYKCSLCDRSFKRVKNLNEHLSIHKRGI